A region of the Melopsittacus undulatus isolate bMelUnd1 unplaced genomic scaffold, bMelUnd1.mat.Z mat_scaffold_577_arrow_ctg1, whole genome shotgun sequence genome:
CAGTACTTCAGCAGACCCAGCCTGAGGTGTGTACAGCTATCGGAATAGCAAAGTTACTTCACTGGGCAGCCATGCAAACTCACAGCACCATGAACCTCCGAAATTCTCCTGATGGAGACATGTTTGTTATTGATGTTAATATTCCGAAGACAGCCAAAAAATGGGTCTTTAACTTGAAGCCACGGTGTGTCCAAATTTGCTACAAAAACCAAAGTAGAAATAGCAGGTTAATAAAATGAGAATGATTTTAAAGAACATTAATTATTGCAAGGCTTTCAAAAGAGGGGGAATGACAGGACCACATGCATGAACATGAGCCTtgttttggaaatggaaaaaagccAGTAGgtatataaaaaataagaagcaaTAATATTACCTGGAATTTTGCCAAAGTAAAGTGGCTGATGCACACGTCTAGGAGGAGAGAGTGGAAGTCCAGTAGTATAGTTACTTTGTGTGCCCACCTCTAGCTGCACTGTGCTCTCCTCCTGAGAGACTGCAAAAAGGCAGGTAAATAAGTGCTCTTTCTCAACCCTAGTGAAGGATCAACTACATATGGCactatttttaaatagcatctGTGTTGAAATTTAACTCacagggaaaatatattttatcttaaTTCAAAGTCAGATTGGCACATCTAGCTAGACTTGGGCTAAATATAGCCCAAAAATCCTGCCTTATGTAAAGCATTGAAATAACACATGACATTTACATTGTTCTAAAGAGTATTCTCAGAATAAACAGAAGTGAAATGATGAATAAAAATCTAGAGCTCTATACCCACTGTCCTTCCAAAGTTTCAGGTGTGTACAAGGTACCTGCAATAGTATGCCACTGCCCATCAAAGAGAGGTTGCTTAGGTGTGACTGATGTCTGGAATTCACCAGCACCATTATTTCCAGCAGCAATGACCTGTAAAAGAGTTATCGTTTAAGTTACTGTGGcaaagagcaacagaaaaatgcagtacTTTAAGTAATTTACTGAACTTGTGATGGCTGGGTTTCACCTAGTTTTAAGTGTCACAGAcattgtatgtatatatatatgtttcagAAATTTTCCTCTCCAAGAGGAAAGTGAATTTACCTAATAGAATCCCAGGAGAGAATATTTGACTAATTTTACAAGCACAGATATATACCTTTGCCTCTCCCTCTCAATCTTAGAAAATTCTGCTAATTCTTTTGACATAAACTCTCTGAGACAAGGTCTTTCCTACTAggccttcctttcctttcccagcacAGTGATCTGCATGCTTGGCATCTCCTGAGAGAATCTCTGCAATACATTTCTCTGGCCTTTCATACACTTTTGGACTACTTGTAATTTACCCATGAATTTTGAAGCCTGTTTGTGACATTTTGAACAAGCACCTGTTTGTGCTTTCTCACTTCCTGCTTCTCATTCTGTGTGAGTGCATGATATTCTTTCAACATCTTCCATTCAAACTCTCTTTTGGTGTGATGGTTCCAATAAGCTTGGTCAGGTAACTGATACATTTGAGTCCACTTTTTATCAGGCTGATTGATGGTGTCCCACTGACCTTTTATTAATTCCTGTGGTATCCTGTCCATACTGACAGACAGCATTAATCTAAGTCACCGCTGAGAAAAAGTGGTCAGTCTTGCCTCTAAGGAGTCCCTAGCTGTCGATGGCCCTGCTCCTATATGCTAGTTGTATCTTGAAACAGATCTGGGGAAACTGATGACAAaatgataaataataaaaccagattccctaatctgggaaaagaagagcaaaactgagcTTTCTGAAGTTAGATAGACTCATGCTGGCTTAACCTGTGTCATGAAACAGCAGGTTCTGTAAAGCACTGGTATCTTTCTATTTGATGTCTCTCCAGCAACAACCACAATAGAATTGGAGTCCAAGATTCATATTCTGAAGCTGTTACATTATGAAAAAGTGGCAGTGACAATAATCACAATCATGACAAACCCATAAACTGAAGAAGATGCTAACACAAAGCAAGATGGCTCAAGTTCTATAACAGACATGGTTATGGAGCTACATCAGTACAGCCACATGATGACTGACGTAGGAGTGAGAATAAGCCACAGACTTCTGCAGCTTCTGGGCAAAACCTCAATGGGTTTTTGCAAAGGTCCAGAAGCCTGAGAAAATTAAGACTGTGTCCTACTGCTGACCACTTGGAGGAAACATGTGCAAACTGATGTGCACACAATGGAATCTGCTAACAGAGGCACAGAGAGGCTCAATTTCCCATGTGGTGGTTTTAAATAACTAAGGAAGTGATTTAACATTATACCTATAGACAAATGTTGTAACACATAAGGCCAGAGTTCAAGGTCAGGATTTCCTCTGTTAAATAAGGACTCTACAGCTGAAGTGGAAACACAGCCTAtatttacctttccttctttcatgtAAATAGTCAAGTAGTTGTCTTGCTTGCTTCCAGCGTGGAGAAGGATACCTGTTGAAATCCTTGGTCGAATGGTAAATACAATCCTAAAATCCAAGCCCATCAACAAATTGCCTGTGGATAATTAAACAGTGGGTAGAGGAATGATATTAGGAGAAGATAACTGGAaaaccacattaaaataaatttaaagatCCCTACACATCCACACTTAACATATAATCTACACATCTTACCAATGGTGATATATCCTCCTTCATTAGAGAAATAAACCCCTGTGTCCATGGGAACATCCAGACATGGAAGTACACCATTTTTCTGCTGAGGTGCATTCATGACTTCTCCATTCATCTTAAAATTCTTCAGGCAACCCTTGAAACTGTTCATTGGTATATTCTGAAAACATATTTCCACactaaaataaatactaaagCATGATGGCAATTTTGTAGTAAGAATACCCCAAAGTTCTTTTGCACTGTTGGACTGTATAAAGCCAACTGGCCCTAAAGGCGCCTAAACCTCATCTCTgatgcagtgaaaaaaatattcaaaaaacttaaaaagagcttaaaactgaaagcaatggTTGCTTTTCAGTTTACATAGCTTCTGTTTGCAGAAATAATGCTTCCCAATGATATgtcaaaaagagaaagcagcaagagctgTGAAATCTCAGATACACCCTTCCCTTTCTAATAGGCTGTTCATCCAAATCTGATTTTATAAAATGCCCTGCACCATTAATTGTCCAATTTTAAAAGTGATAGGCACCACATGTATTTCAGATTAAACTCCAGTTCTCCATTCATAATTCTTTAATGCTTCCTTTAATTCTTTAATGCTTCTTAATGATTCCTTTGCTCCTCCACAGGTTACTGCCTAGTCCACTGAGGTGAATATTCTGTTGTAAGAGGGTATTCCTGGAATTACAAATGTGTCTTTggtcttttctggtttttaaagaaatgaaagcagtacATGGCTGTTATCAGTGTCTCAGTAGCAACCACTGACAGCATGGGTCCAGCTGAGAGCTGGGTAGACAGGCGAGGAAGATGATCTGTAATGAGTGGCTGGAAACTCCAGTCACAGATGGTGCTTGGAAATACCTCACAAACTTTTACATCACGGAAATCCTGCACATTGACATTTTCACATGTAATTAGTGCAGAATGGGGTGTGTGAAGGTGGATATGTCAATTACCTGTGTTTTTAGTGATGGCAGTCCTCCCACGTAGATTGGTGGCTTAATGCTGATGGCAGAGTTCATTGCTAATCTTCTGTGCTGGGCCCTTAGACCATCAACAACAAGGCGGATGTTCTCCGCATCTCTGCTGAAGACAACCTTTGCAGGGTACAAGCATAGTGCAGTGAGAAACCCTAAGGCAAATGAAAGccactgaagattttttttctttaacttaaaCATCCTAttgttgaaatatttaaactgaaaataacatgTTGGGACCATCAATCTCTATAAGCTCTCTCATAACCTGACCTGACAAGCACATGAATTTTCAGGCATAGGACTTACCTTCAGATGACTAGAATCCAATTTCTGATACCTTAACAATTCAATAGGCTGTGCCTGCTGAATAGTAGTTATGGTTTCATTGTGGTTCCTGTGCCATACTTACAGtgtgccattgaccatcatTGTATTTAATACTGGTTTTGAGTTTGATTTGTGTTCCTCCAGAGCCAAGTGAAAAGACAAAACGTCCTTTTGAAATGTGGAGAGCCATATAAGAGTCCTCAGACTTTTCCTCCATGAAAACTATTAATCCTCTTGATGATCGAGTCCGTACATCTACAGAAAAATGTAACCTGTGGTGGAAAGTAAGAAAAGGTCTGTTTTCTTAGCtgtattctttctgttctccagaAAAATGCCAGTCAAACTCCATttgtgaaacacagaaaagcttttgggTGGGATCATGGTGTTCTGCATTGCCTGCATTTctgaatgcaaatgaaaattgACATATTCAGGCTTAGGACTTGGCATCAATATGCACTGTAATTGTCTACCACATTCAAGTCAATCTGCCTAGGCCAGGTAAATGTTAACATactaaaagaaaatgcctgAACCTTTAGAACCATTCTTCTGTTATGCCTCAAGGCATactcaagaaaaaaatcctgactCCTAGCACCCAAATATTCAAGCAGCTTTGACAATTCAAATATTAAGAGAAGAACAGAGAATATTTGTATTACCTGTCTGTAGATGACAGTGGAGAAAACATGTAGGATATAAAACTGTTGGGGATGTTTCCAAAGAGATACGCTTCATTGCTGACATTTAACTGATTTGGTAAAGTGTGGGTTTGCACATTATCAGCTTTCAAATATCCAaggtatttttcattctgtaccTGTTAAGTCAGAATTGAAACCTTTACTATGCATGTATATGAAGAAAGCCCATCATTTCAAGCTACACATTTAAAAGTTTCCACCTGAGGCAGTCAACAGCCTTCTCTAAATGGCAGAGAAGTTGTTGTCATTCTG
Encoded here:
- the LOC117438731 gene encoding laminin subunit alpha-3-like encodes the protein MASTGTLLNYNLWPNILTIFLTPGFVIAKMGEKEIKLEKKYEDGSMHYVTVKKTNNIVHLLVDDKSELASVDSPRARALIEPIKFGGDDFEGCISNIFIKRAGQLPEVQNLVNYTAKTGVSLGACREYENHEPMLLKEFKNPLKFKILKVQNEKYLGYLKADNVQTHTLPNQLNVSNEAYLFGNIPNSFISYMFSPLSSTDRLHFSVDVRTRSSRGLIVFMEEKSEDSYMALHISKGRFVFSLGSGGTQIKLKTSIKYNDGQWHTVVFSRDAENIRLVVDGLRAQHRRLAMNSAISIKPPIYVGGLPSLKTQNIPMNSFKGCLKNFKMNGEVMNAPQQKNGVLPCLDVPMDTGVYFSNEGGYITIGNLLMGLDFRIVFTIRPRISTGILLHAGSKQDNYLTIYMKEGKVIAAGNNGAGEFQTSVTPKQPLFDGQWHTIAVSQEESTVQLEVGTQSNYTTGLPLSPPRRVHQPLYFGKIPANLDTPWLQVKDPFFGCLRNININNKHVSIRRISEVHGAVSLHGCPVK